In the genome of Montipora foliosa isolate CH-2021 chromosome 3, ASM3666993v2, whole genome shotgun sequence, one region contains:
- the LOC137994727 gene encoding uncharacterized protein, with translation MAAQREKGFYASLNSMSSVDMLPQIVKRRRVKGRGRLWEVERLIAQRQNATISGISSGTTEFLVLWQVFSPYESTWELEENISDNCVRLFKNPVVDEMIIFSEVTTLRVAVERHLKSKSRLPVTINFRGDVYRILFKDKGIQDNNWQLLDRGAFPKKFFPQFWDHCADSHGQGIKVFYPMKARPSIAWSPKNILLEKAISHPQELSKRK, from the exons atggcggctcagAGGGAGAAAGGCTTTTACGCATCGCTGAATAGCATGTCTTCTGTTGACATGCTTCCGCAAATAGTAAAAAGAAGAAGAGTAAAAGGAAGAGGACGGCTCTGGGAAGTGGAACGCCTCATCGCGCAAAGACAAAATGCTACGATAAGTGGAATTTCATCG GGAACAACTGAATTCCTAGTTTTGTGGCAGGTTTTCTCTCCTTATGAATCAACATGGGAGTTGGAAGAAAATATTTCTGATAATTGTGTCCG aTTGTTCAAGAATCCAGTGGTCGAtgaaatgattatttttagtGAGGTGACCACTCTTCGAGTTGCTGTAGAGCGGCACCTCAAATCAAAGAGTAGACTGCCTGTCACCATCAACTTTAGGGGAGATGTTTACAGGATCCTTTTTAAAGATAAAGGGATCCAGGACAATAACTGGCAATTGTTGGACAGAGGAGCCTTCCCTAAAAAGTTTTTTCCTCAATTTTGGGACCATTGTGCTGATTCACATGGCCAGGGGATAAAAGTCTTCTATCCTATGAAGGCCAGGCCATCAATCGCCTGGTCACCAAAAAATATTCTGTTGGAGAAGGCCATCAGCCATCCCCAAGAGctttccaagagaaaatga